The Solanum dulcamara chromosome 6, daSolDulc1.2, whole genome shotgun sequence genome contains the following window.
GAATTTATTAAGTCAGTACATttcaattattaaatatttaaaaagtaaacAAAACAACATGAAGTACAACCATATATATCTAGTCCTCAGTCCTTTTTATTGATAAGTGGATACACTTTAATTTAACAAAGGGTAAAATTAAAGTGACACCAGTGAAAAGATCATTTTCTTTAACAATTTCTGGTACAGAAACAACGTTGGCGCAAGCCGCGGCATTTGCCACCAGTGAAGCCTTCGGTGCGGCAAACGGAACCACAATTAGTATTGCTAAGACATTTCCCCTTGAAATGGTGGCTCTGAGACTCGCAAGTTCTTGCCTCTACACTTGTCATTAGTCCTGTATATCAACTATTAGTAATATTTCATGTTCGattgatcaaaatatttttttctagtgAAAGTTGTTAAATAATTCCACACGGGGTGTTATTCCCACTCCCACCTCAGCTTCCATGCTATTTGTTGTTTagattataaataaatattttttaagattaTATTTTATACGTAAATCGAAcacagaaaagaaaagaaaggaggaaaGACGAACCAGTGGCGGAAAGCATCATTGCTACAAGGAAGAAAGTTGCAAACAAACGCATG
Protein-coding sequences here:
- the LOC129891430 gene encoding defensin-like protein; the encoded protein is MGNSMRLFATFFLVAMMLSATGLMTSVEARTCESQSHHFKGKCLSNTNCGSVCRTEGFTGGKCRGLRQRCFCTRNC